In the genome of Pangasianodon hypophthalmus isolate fPanHyp1 chromosome 24, fPanHyp1.pri, whole genome shotgun sequence, the window ACTAGGTTTTAACTTATAGCATAGCTTAAGTGTGAAAGCAtcctaatttaatttttttgaggttatatcattattaatgtcatccttcTCCACCAATATCTGTAGTCACAAGCTGTTGCTGGATATTActgagggaaataagtattcaatacctcaaaaaaaattttattaaatatatttccaaTGCAGCTATTCACATGAAACTTAGACCAAAAAATCTCAAACTACACAGCTCGATTTACACAAATCTTAATTTTCcaagctattaaaaaaaaaagttatttgtaATAAAGTGAAATGACACAGGTTACCACAAAAAGTATTGACCCGCtaactgaaattcatgtaataCTTGGGGAAAAAGCTTTGTTTGGAATGACAGCTGCAAGATGCTTCCCTTATGAAGAAACTAATCTCTTACAATGTTTAGGTGGGATTTTGTCCCATTCTTCTTCGCATTCATCTTTAAGATTTAAGATCTTGAAGATTCCAGAGGGCCCACTGGTAAATATTGATCTTCAGTTCATTCCACAAATTTTCTATTGGGTTTATTTTCTTCCTATGAAACCAATTGAGAGTCTACTTTGCAGTATGTTGTGGATtgttgtcctgctggaaggtcCATCCATGTCTCATTCTCATTGTCCCAGCAGATGGCAGTTTCTTCTCAAGAATTTCTCAGCACTTGGCTCCATTTATCTTCTCTTCAGTAATTTGGATTCCACCATGATGCTTCCACCTCCGAACTTCAATGTGGGTATACCATTTTTAGGGTCATATGCGGAGACATTTCACCTACAAACATGGCACGTCATATTGATCTATAGACTTCTCCAAATATTCtgtagtgaacttcaaacaagGTTTAACATGCCTTTTCTTCAGTAATGaagtctttttctctgttttctctgtgcTGACTGTACCCATTGCTTCCAGCTATTtctggagcttttttttttattggcccTTGGGTTTTGGGTCTTGGCTCTAGGACTGCAAAGTTGCAAGGGTCAGTGCACAAACAGGCAAAACATTCAAGCACTATGGGAAAACTCACAAACCATGCAAAAGCCCTCTGTATAATCCTGactgttttaaatgtgaaaagaaaaatcattttgcATCAATGTGCAGGTTAGGCCAATACAGATTATTCCAAGAATGCGATGATATTGACACTCTAGTCATAGGGGCAGTACATAAAGCAGGATGTCAGCTCAAGGGTCATGGTAGACAAAGCTGAACATTGGAGGCGAGCTAGTTGATTTCAAGTTGGACACTGATGCAGAGGTATGTGTCTCGCCCAGGACAGCAGCAGAGAAATTGCCTATAAAGCATAAGGCACACACCACCAAAACACACCACCAACAAGCCCATCTTCCGTTCTACTTTGCAAGtgcatcagacacttttttCTCAACAGACAAGCCTTTAGCCAGCTCAACCTCATATAGAATTTTGATGCAATCTCACTTTCAGCCTGCTCAGATGATATCAATCAGTCTTTGAGGGACTCTGCAAATTTCCAGGAGTGCACCATGTTTATACAGACCCCAACGGGACTCCAGCAGTGCATGGTTGCGGGCATCCACAGGTCTCACATCCATAGCCATTATGTTAAACCAAAATGGATGCAGCAATGAGGCTTCCACCACTCAAAAGGAAGaaatagtgttaaaaaaaaaagagtggtaACCTTACGTTGGTTGTTTGGAAATGGTTTGGATAGAGAAGTCATGCACCTGGTTCAGTAATAAGAGACAGTAAAGTAAAGAGGGGATGGTGCATCCAGCAAAACTGCTAAAAATGAACCAGCTGCTAAACAGCGCATACTAGCAACTTTGCTTTCAAAATACACACTGTATTACAAGAAAATCACTGAAGTAGTGACATAGTTTTAGCAAAAGACATGGTTCCTCGATACAGCAGAAAAGGAGGGCTTTAGAAAAATGTTGGAATCCATTGACCCAATGTATGAGTGTCAGGCAGTGGAGATGGTGACAGTTGCAGGTTaagggtttttattttcaaacaagtaaacaaatccaaaacataaagCAGGATCTGAGTCAGGAAACAGGCAGCAGTCAGGTGATGTGCAAACAGAGTTAACTGAGCAAAAGACAAACACATAAACCAAAAACCATAGGCGTAGATGTGCCCATAAACACTAGAGCAGTAGAGCAAAAGGCTTGGTATTGCAGGTACGGGATACTTTGTACTATACAATGTACTGTGGTGAAGTTAACCCTAAATATTGCTGGCAGTGATTGTgtaattgagtccaggtgtgtgcaatcagaATGAAGGTGAACATGAATGTGAGAGTTTGTgatggccatgtttgtaggccactcTGAGTTCTGAGAGTTGTAATTGATGACCATGCTTAAAGGCTGCTCTGCGTTACCTGGCGCCATTTCCTGCATCAGAACATGACAGAAGAACTGTAGAAGAAACTGTTGTGGAGActgctggtggtggcacggatgctcctgtaccttctgccagatggcaagagggtgaagagtccatgagaggggtgagaggggtcatCTACAATGCTGCAGTAGTTGTACAAAGTGCCGATGGTGGGCAGAGAGACTTCGATGATctttttcagctgttctcacaatttgctgtagggtcttgcggtCAGAGGCTGTGCAGTTCTTGTTCCACACtgtgagacagctggtcaggacaCTCTCTATCGTTCCTCTGTAGACTgtggtgaggatgggagggggTAGTTTGGCTCTCTTCAGCCTCTGTAGGAAGTGCAGGTGCTGCTGGGCCtcttggctaggcaggtggtgttgacAGTCCAGTAGAGGTCCTCcgtcatgtgcacaccaagaaacctggagcttttgactctctccacagttgttccattgatgtgcagtggtgagtggtctACTGAAATTTTGTCTTCAATACAGTGTTTCAGTCACTCTATTAATGAATGCGACCCTCATTAACTGAAATCTTGCTTCAAATTGTCATTATACATTGACTGAACTATTGGAAATCAGACTAGTTTTATATATGAATTAAAAGGGTAAAATTCTGCAATACCTCTGAATCCAAGAATGAGATTTCTGGGAACTGATAATtaccattttaaatgagattgTATGTAAATTTATTCTATCTTGTGAACTTTTAGATTAttatatcttattattattaatttcacactctaatttattcattttttttttaatgtaagctAGATCTTGGGTCAAACCGACCCATATTGGTTTGGGTATAACTTCATAATGCTACATGTAAAGCATATTGTAGCTGATATAAACAGACTAACATACTTAAAATTTATAGTTATTTGTCGATTGTCTAATTTGACTTACAATTAAAGCCCAAGTAGAACTCTGGTCTCATTGCTGAATTCTGTGCAACATGGGAATCAGTGGCAGAGATGGAAAGACATACAGTAAATGGTGGAGCCAGTCTAGGGCCAGTGCATCCTGTCCCAGTGGGCTGTCCTGGTACTCTAGGGACACCTACAAACGTTGTTCCAGATCTGGGACATCACATCTGGGAACAGTCGCCACTCTCCCAGGCATACACTGCTTTACCAATTTACAGTTCTGGTAGGTGAGTCGATCTCAGTGAAGGTAACCATGGatagacaaaaagagaaagataccAGAGGAGGTTCTGTGCAAGGTGAAGACAGCCAGCCAACCTCATGCTGCCTGGATGATTTAGCGGACTAGCATGTGGCAATATGTGAGAACTGGTCAATTTTATGGCCAGTTGAACAGCCCATCTAGCCATAGGAGCAAGGAGTAGAGAAGGTTGGACATATCCCGAATGGCTAGCTCCTTGGTGGGCATACATAGGATCCAAATACAGCAGAATCTTGATGCCTCTGGTCTCAGATGCCTCTGGCTCTAAAGAGAGGCAGGAAGGTAGAACGTTGCCTGTCCTTTGAAGGTGTCAAAAATGCCTGTGCATCTGTGCTCTTTCTACAGATGTCTCAGACATAAGCCTCAGAAATGGTTTATGTAATCTTTATGTATTTCCAATTTGGAACTTTTTACCCAATgatctttaatgtgaaatataacAATGCCAGGATATAGCAATAGAATATTGATCGTATTATTCAAATGTTGCTACTTAATTAAAGGTTATTTTGTGTACTATCCAGCTACTACAACAAGCATATTTTGACATAAATATTAGACCAGATCTGAAATCAGAGTAAAGCTTCTCTCTTGATCACcagttcatttatttagttcatgataaatgcatataaaagtatttcataaatgcttttataaatgtattatttttaaaaaaatacatacataaaagaaagtgcaaaatgatataaaagtgtaaaatgatacatgattacattttatttaaagtcagTCCGACATGTTTACCATCCAAAGCTACATTCATGTCAGCTTCATTcatgataaaataatgaattaaatagtAAACCTTCCTCATTATAAGGTTCATACTGATAAAACAAATaaggtatatactgtatatattttttactgtgTATGCATAAACATGAAtagagaataaatgaatatcgaataacagaaaataactgAAAGCATATAGTGTCGGTAGTCCTCTAGGCATTAAGTATAACTGTTGGTTGATTGGTCCAATTCTTGTGCTTGTTTCATCCActgcattttaatgttgtgacTCACCAAAAGATAGATCACTGGGTTGACACAGCAGTGAGCTGCAGCCAGCACAGTAGCTACAGGTAATCCATATGAGGAATCATCAAAACTGTTTGTGACGGCCTGTAGGAACCCCATGATCAGCAGTGGAGTCCAGCAAACAAAGTAAGCCACTTTTATCAAACATGTGATTCGCTTCAAGTTCCTTTCCGCGTCATAATGCTGACAGCTGCGACAGATACCCATCAGAAATCCAGGGATCAAAATCCCAAGTAGGAACCTGTAACTAACTACAATGGTTaggtttctttttccttcttttgtcATTATCTCATCACTAAAATCATAGTCATCAATGCACTGTTCCCCCAGGGCTGTGAATCGTAGCTCTCGGGAGTACAAAGATGGGATGCTTAGGACCACTGCAAATGTCCAGGAGCACAGAATCATGATCAGGACTACTGATGAATGCTGGAATGTAGTGCAATGCCTTCCTTTGCATTTGTTTCTCCCAGTCCTGTCAGTGATACTCCAGAGAGTCAGTATACCTGCTGTGGAGAACAAGCTGGCATAAAATACGGTGGACGAGAGCTTGCACAGAGGTGTTCCATAGTGCCAGTTGAAGTGGTACCAGCTGTAGAGGATCTGCAATGGCAGGAATGCTGAGCAGATCAGATGGGTCACGGCTAATGCCAGTACCCACTTAGCAGTGTCAGAATTGCGGTGGAAAGAGCTGCCTGCTATAATGACTAAAAGGTTGAGAACCAGGCCAAGGGTGCAGATGATGAGATATCCACTGATGTATAGCATTCTGATTGCATTTAAGTACTTATTCTGGTTTTTCTGGTCAAGCAACAGAGCATTGTAGTCAAAGTCTGTAGTATTGAAGGACATCTTGGCAAGTCTGATGAAGGATGGTGAAATGAAAAGGTATTAAATatgacatatttgttttttattgctCTTCCAAGTCATCTGACTGATTCTCATTCATGCCAGTTCTTACACAATGTTAAGTGCTAGATAAGAAGCAAGATGCTTACTGCCAATCcccttttaaaattttttttatctatatcTTTGCATGACTCTTGTAGTCATCATGCAGTATGCATTATATCAATTCATTCGTGGTTGAAAAATGCTCAACAAAAGAATTAATATAATGCATACTGCATGATGCTGAATAATTTTGCACAtactctgtttctttcttttactaTGAATGCAATGCAAAGTAAGCTCAAAATTCCTTACCTCAGACAAATATAGCCAGTCCTTGAGAAGTACTTAATAAGCCTCCAAAATTGAAAGTGAACTGCTAAAGAGTTTGCAGAAAGGGTAGTGCAGATTCCGCTCTTCCACTCCCCTTTAAAGGAATTTGCACAGAAGTTCTGGCAACTGACCAAAACTCTGCTTCCTCTGAGCCAAGTAACTTTTCATTTTCCAACTTATGCGCTGTGTGCAAACACGAGAAAAGTCtccatgaaaaaaaacacaagtccTTACATAAAGTAAGGTATTAGATAAGAGACACAATTTAGACTCTcagtttttacatcattttatttgttaactAAATTTATTGTAGGTACATTTGATATTTCTTATTGTTAAATATAGATGTTTGAAAACAATGGCTGGAAACACTTCATTTTGAAAGTCCCACATTAAAATGGCTTGAAGccaaatgtacaaatatttagTTTGATGTAGATTTACGCATGTCCTCACAAAGAGAGTATGACAAAGATAATCTTGGAAAGTggactgaatatgaatacagggttctgttctgtttagtttcatatctctctctctctctctctctctctctctgtctctgtgacagtgtgtctgtgtgtgtgtttagtattgCCACAGAGTCTCtctcaagattcaagattcaaataGTTTTATTGGCATGGTAAAAGGCTTTACATTGCCAAAGCATTTGGTAACATTAAAGTACAGatatacacagttacacacatttacattaaaaaaaaaaaagtttgataaaataatagcaataagaagggggaaaaaacacaatgatttgttttattaccCAAATGTTTCTGAGCATGTTGTGCATGtttgcagtgttggtgttattgttaGGTTGGTGGTCCTGTTCCACtgcttgctcttttgttttgatAGGATTTCACAAAGCTGGCAGTCAGGTTTGAACTTGCTGAGGTTTCTCATAGCAAGTGTGGGAGTTTGTCCTTGTTTGGCATCAGTTCAATCTGATGCCAAACAAGGACAAACTTTTCCCTTTTGGGTTGTGAAGTGGAGGGAAATGTTTCCTTAATCCGTGTATAATTAGGGCATGTTGTTAAAAAGTGCAGTTCTGTTTCCACTTCATTTTGTCTGCATTTATTTCAAtggctcttttctctctctctctctctctctctctctctctgtgtacacATGCGTGTTTGCAGCTGTGATTCTTTCGGTTCTTCTCTATTGTTTCCCATAGGGAGGGTGTTTCATTATGAGGAATTCAGATTTTCTAGAAGTCTGGGTCAgtcagaaaagcatttcagagaaCAGTTTTAGAGTTTCAGCTGAGGTTATGATGGAAATGAGAAGTGACAGTGGAGCACATGCAGTATCTGCAAGGGAAGTGACCGATCGAAAATTTGAagatttcatcattttcattttgctaCGTGATCTTAGAAGCtttgttatacagtatgtccttactaaacacattattatttgtttaaaacttTGATTCAGCAAAAGTGGGATGATTGTGGTGGGAGTCATATTAATTTCTACTAAAATACAGGACTTTCCCAGCTAATTCAGCACAGCCGGCAACCTTACAACTGTGATCATGCAAACCAGGGAATTTCAAAGCACTAACATAATAATTTTACCTAAACTGGCTAAAATGATTTCCGTGCTTAAATGCTTCTTTAAATTAGATGTTGAGTCCTTCGATACAAACAGAGTCTTCAGAGCTGGAAGGCGTAGTTTGAACTGTACTGTGATGTTgttgtttccattttctccttcatagacaaaataatttaaaattccCTCTGTTCCCACTGTTATGTACAATGATGTCTGTTTCCAGCAGACATCATcgtgataaacagtcattcctgaTAGTAATCccattttttacaaaatgtaccTGTAATGTGATTACCTCTTTTTGACATAACTGAAATGGATTACAGTTACCAGTTTCTGTATCTTGATTACATAACGCTGTTACATAAATTCCATTACTCTCCAAGCCTGCATGTGTATAAGTAATTGTACCCAGAGGTAGCAAACAGTATATAAAGGGAAGAAGCAGTGGCCCTAGAACAGTGGCCTTAGAATACCAAACTTTAGAGTAGGGAAGTCATCGCTaatatttacaaactgataatgatcagtcagaTAAGACAGATAAGATCTGTTCCCATAACATGTTCTAGTCTATCTAGAAGATTATGGTGTGAAAAGTCACACTGAGCTCGAGCAGCAAAAGCAGGGAGTCAAAACCGTGATTAGAGACCATTATTAGTAGGTCACTAAGATGTACTTCACTAAGATGTTACTAAACAAACAGGACTGGGGAATCGAGCACTTATTGTTAAGATGGTAGTGTGCTAGAATATTCCCATGACTTCATCTGATTTAAGCAAT includes:
- the LOC113542443 gene encoding chemerin-like receptor 1; this encodes MSFNTTDFDYNALLLDQKNQNKYLNAIRMLYISGYLIICTLGLVLNLLVIIAGSSFHRNSDTAKWVLALAVTHLICSAFLPLQILYSWYHFNWHYGTPLCKLSSTVFYASLFSTAGILTLWSITDRTGRNKCKGRHCTTFQHSSVVLIMILCSWTFAVVLSIPSLYSRELRFTALGEQCIDDYDFSDEIMTKEGKRNLTIVVSYRFLLGILIPGFLMGICRSCQHYDAERNLKRITCLIKVAYFVCWTPLLIMGFLQAVTNSFDDSSYGLPVATVLAAAHCCVNPVIYLLVSHNIKMQWMKQAQELDQSTNSYT